One Solibacillus sp. R5-41 DNA segment encodes these proteins:
- a CDS encoding DUF1273 domain-containing protein, giving the protein MKSLFVTGYRPHELGIFNDKHPGIAIIKKAVENQLRTLIDDGLEWVIISGQQGVETWTAQIVLELKEEFPHLKYSIITPFLDQEKNWNEHKQATYMHIMNEADFVTSVTKRPYEAPWQFIEKDKFIIDNTDGALLVYDEENEGSPKYVLNLIEKYQEQQIDYKRLIINAYDLQMVAEEIQRGDDW; this is encoded by the coding sequence TTGAAATCACTATTTGTCACAGGTTATCGACCACATGAGCTTGGTATTTTTAACGACAAACATCCTGGTATTGCCATCATAAAAAAGGCTGTTGAAAACCAGCTTCGTACTTTGATTGATGACGGCTTAGAATGGGTTATTATTAGCGGTCAACAAGGCGTTGAAACTTGGACCGCTCAAATTGTTCTTGAGCTCAAGGAAGAGTTTCCACATTTAAAATATTCCATTATTACTCCTTTTTTAGATCAAGAAAAAAATTGGAATGAGCATAAACAGGCTACCTATATGCATATAATGAATGAGGCCGATTTTGTGACCAGCGTAACAAAAAGACCATATGAAGCACCTTGGCAATTTATTGAAAAAGATAAATTTATTATTGATAATACGGATGGAGCGTTACTCGTGTATGACGAGGAAAATGAAGGGTCTCCTAAATATGTTTTAAACTTAATTGAAAAATATCAAGAGCAACAAATCGATTACAAACGATTGATAATTAATGCCTATGATCTTCAAATGGTAGCAGAGGAAATTCAGCGTGGTGACGATTGGTAG
- a CDS encoding ornithine--oxo-acid transaminase, with protein sequence MITRSQQYIDQTEKFGAHNYHPLPIVIEKAEGVWVTDPEGNRYMDMLSAYSALNQGHRHPKIIQALKDQADSVTLTSRAFHSATLGVWYEKLCTLTGKNMVLPMNTGAEAVETAIKTARRWGYDVKKIPAEQAQIIGCNGNFHGRTMAAVSLSSEAEYKRGFGPMLPGFTLIPYGDIDALKAAITPNTAAFIVEPIQGEAGIIVPPEGFIQAAYALCKEHNVLFIADEIQTGLARTGKMFAYEWENIIPDILILGKALGGGVYPISAVVANDDILGVFTPGSHGSTFGGNPLACAVSIAALEVLEEEQLAKRSFELGNYFIEQLQTIQNPIIKEIRGRGLFIGVELHEAARPYCEKLAERKLLCKETHDTVIRFAPPLIISKEDLDWAISQIKEVFN encoded by the coding sequence ATGATAACAAGATCACAGCAATACATTGATCAAACCGAAAAATTTGGCGCACATAATTATCATCCACTGCCAATCGTTATTGAAAAGGCAGAAGGTGTATGGGTGACAGATCCAGAGGGAAATCGCTACATGGATATGCTATCTGCGTATTCTGCACTGAATCAAGGACATCGCCACCCTAAAATTATTCAAGCACTGAAAGATCAAGCTGATTCCGTAACACTCACATCTCGGGCATTTCACAGTGCGACATTAGGTGTATGGTATGAAAAATTATGCACGTTGACAGGCAAAAACATGGTGCTACCAATGAATACCGGGGCTGAGGCAGTTGAGACCGCTATTAAAACAGCTCGTCGCTGGGGCTATGACGTAAAAAAAATTCCAGCAGAGCAAGCTCAAATTATTGGCTGTAACGGAAACTTCCACGGACGAACAATGGCTGCCGTTTCATTATCTTCAGAAGCAGAATACAAACGTGGATTTGGACCGATGCTACCAGGATTTACGCTCATTCCTTACGGGGATATCGATGCGTTAAAAGCAGCGATCACTCCGAATACAGCCGCGTTTATTGTCGAACCGATACAGGGTGAGGCAGGTATTATCGTTCCACCAGAAGGTTTCATTCAAGCGGCCTATGCGCTGTGTAAGGAGCATAATGTACTATTTATTGCAGATGAAATTCAGACTGGACTCGCACGTACCGGAAAAATGTTTGCCTATGAATGGGAAAATATTATTCCTGATATTTTAATTTTAGGTAAGGCACTTGGTGGCGGCGTTTATCCAATCTCAGCAGTTGTCGCAAACGATGATATTCTTGGCGTTTTTACTCCAGGCTCACACGGTTCCACATTTGGTGGAAATCCACTTGCCTGTGCCGTTTCAATTGCCGCACTTGAGGTTTTAGAAGAGGAACAGCTTGCAAAACGCTCATTCGAATTAGGAAATTATTTTATAGAGCAGCTGCAAACCATTCAAAATCCGATTATTAAAGAAATTCGAGGGCGCGGACTATTCATTGGTGTCGAATTACACGAAGCAGCAAGACCTTATTGCGAGAAGCTTGCTGAGCGTAAATTATTATGTAAAGAAACACACGATACAGTCATTCGTTTTGCCCCACCATTAATTATTTCGAAAGAAGATTTAGACTGGGCCATTTCGCAAATAAAAGAAGTGTTTAACTAG
- a CDS encoding MFS transporter has protein sequence MKEQRVTLGLLLMNLFIAFIGIGLIIPVLPTLMNELQLSGQVIGYLTAAFAVTQLIFSPLAGRAADKYGRKIMIVLGLFIFGASEFLFGLGTTVEVLFISRILGGISAAFIMPAVTAFIADITTMETRPKALGYMSAAISTGFIIGPGIGGFLADIGTRVPFFFAGALGTIAGILSLILLREPERNAENIENAPVQQSGFKRIFVPMYFVAFILIFVASFGLAAFESFFSLFVDHKFGFTPMDIAIIITGGAIFGAAAQILLFDRLARLWGEIKLIRYSLILSAILVFLMTVVHSYFAILLTTFIVFVGFDLFRPAVTSYLSKIAGNEQGFVGGMNSMFTSLANIFGPILGGMLFDIDINYPYYFAAVVLAFGILLTLIWKKPSTIKS, from the coding sequence ATGAAAGAACAAAGAGTCACCTTAGGACTACTTTTAATGAATTTGTTCATTGCTTTTATAGGTATTGGTTTGATCATCCCAGTACTTCCTACATTAATGAACGAGCTCCAACTAAGCGGACAGGTAATTGGCTATTTAACAGCAGCATTTGCGGTTACACAGCTTATTTTCTCTCCTTTAGCTGGTCGAGCTGCCGATAAATACGGACGAAAAATTATGATTGTCCTCGGATTATTTATTTTCGGTGCTTCAGAGTTTTTATTCGGGCTTGGAACAACGGTTGAAGTTCTATTTATTTCACGAATTTTAGGCGGAATTAGTGCTGCCTTTATTATGCCTGCTGTAACGGCATTTATTGCGGATATTACGACGATGGAAACACGTCCGAAAGCACTTGGCTACATGTCTGCTGCGATTAGTACGGGCTTTATTATCGGACCAGGCATTGGTGGATTTTTGGCTGACATCGGAACACGCGTGCCATTCTTCTTTGCCGGAGCGCTTGGTACGATCGCTGGGATTCTCTCGCTTATTTTACTACGCGAGCCTGAGCGTAATGCCGAAAATATTGAAAATGCGCCTGTTCAACAATCCGGGTTCAAACGTATTTTTGTACCGATGTATTTTGTTGCTTTCATTTTAATTTTCGTTGCATCATTTGGTCTTGCTGCATTCGAATCGTTCTTTAGTTTGTTTGTGGACCATAAATTTGGTTTCACTCCAATGGATATCGCGATTATCATTACAGGTGGTGCGATTTTCGGTGCGGCTGCACAAATCTTGTTATTCGACCGTCTTGCGCGTTTATGGGGCGAAATCAAATTAATTCGATACAGCTTAATTTTATCGGCAATTTTAGTCTTTTTAATGACAGTCGTTCACTCTTATTTTGCGATTTTACTGACAACATTTATCGTTTTCGTTGGCTTTGACTTATTTAGACCTGCAGTTACAAGTTACTTATCAAAAATCGCAGGCAATGAGCAAGGTTTTGTTGGTGGCATGAACTCCATGTTTACGAGTTTGGCGAATATTTTTGGTCCGATTTTAGGTGGTATGCTATTCGATATTGATATTAACTACCCATATTACTTTGCAGCAGTTGTATTAGCATTTGGTATTCTGTTAACATTAATATGGAAGAAGCCATCCACAATTAAATCTTGA
- a CDS encoding MerR family transcriptional regulator, giving the protein MEQTYSIGEVAKLTNISIQTLRYYDQIGLFKPSYVDEKTNYRYYKDSQLYYLDIIKSLKYVGTSLDEIKEAQQFTPAQLLTFLEQQESVIEERINRLVEIQQSLFKSKKQMQEQIAITVFNEVYEKDEEATRILTIAPKQLNPSYIPNSYYSSLLKTLEIENTTISSRYGCMFKYAAYENIEEIMYNHIFTPLLTDRYITNLPPEMDVQTTPEGRYICIAFKFTVFTYFEQYIKLRHYIEKNELAVIPIVYEIFMPTNYAPNETDEFIVELKVKRK; this is encoded by the coding sequence ATGGAACAAACTTATTCTATTGGCGAAGTGGCGAAACTGACGAATATTTCGATTCAAACATTGCGCTACTATGACCAAATTGGGTTATTTAAACCTTCCTATGTCGATGAAAAAACGAATTATCGCTATTATAAAGACTCTCAATTATATTATTTAGATATTATAAAATCATTAAAATATGTTGGAACCTCTTTGGACGAAATTAAAGAAGCCCAACAGTTTACCCCCGCACAATTATTAACCTTTTTAGAACAGCAAGAATCCGTTATTGAGGAGCGGATTAATCGTCTTGTTGAAATTCAACAAAGCCTTTTTAAATCTAAAAAGCAAATGCAAGAGCAAATCGCCATTACTGTCTTTAATGAAGTGTATGAAAAAGATGAAGAAGCTACACGTATTTTAACAATTGCACCTAAACAGCTTAATCCGAGTTATATTCCAAATTCGTATTATAGCTCTTTGCTCAAAACGCTAGAAATTGAAAATACGACAATTAGCAGCCGTTATGGCTGTATGTTTAAATACGCAGCTTATGAGAACATTGAAGAAATCATGTATAATCATATCTTCACACCACTATTAACCGATCGTTATATTACAAATTTACCCCCGGAAATGGATGTCCAAACTACACCTGAAGGACGCTATATTTGCATTGCCTTTAAATTTACGGTGTTCACGTATTTTGAGCAATATATAAAATTACGCCATTATATAGAAAAAAACGAGTTAGCAGTCATTCCCATTGTGTACGAAATTTTCATGCCGACAAATTACGCACCAAATGAAACGGATGAATTTATTGTGGAATTAAAAGTTAAACGAAAGTAG
- a CDS encoding YbfB/YjiJ family MFS transporter, with translation MNRQHAGVICGGILFLVIAMGISRFAFTPILPFMRVDEGLSFSQGGWLASSNYVGYFVGALGAGFILRNKKRFVIANVMINIISILIMGWIDSYGIWIVLRFIAGATGGFIFVLTSSIVMDYLASNLLTRWSGYVFSGIGLGIAISGLFVPYIEASFAWQGTWIGLGILSLLFLLTTLLLWRNIHVQNGEKLTKSDDTNIWRGFMPWLIVAYGFEGLGYIITGTFLVDIIYNIEPLRAYAGYSWVIVGLAAIPSAPLWMHLMSRFSTISMMVIAYALQVIGILLPVLSQSVWSVLLSAFLYGFTFVGLVTMTTGYGRQLFPKQSAYVVSMLTTFYALGQIIGPLLAGRLETYFNSYKAPLVFAGSIVAFALVVLIIGYARSQRINLRTIETLS, from the coding sequence ATGAATCGGCAACATGCAGGGGTTATTTGTGGGGGAATTTTATTTTTAGTCATAGCAATGGGCATTAGCCGTTTTGCTTTTACGCCAATCTTACCGTTTATGCGCGTTGATGAAGGGCTAAGCTTTTCACAAGGGGGCTGGCTCGCTTCTAGTAACTATGTCGGTTACTTTGTTGGTGCGTTAGGTGCAGGCTTTATTTTACGGAATAAAAAGCGTTTTGTGATTGCGAATGTCATGATCAATATTATCTCAATTTTAATAATGGGTTGGATTGATTCCTATGGTATATGGATTGTTTTACGCTTTATTGCAGGTGCAACAGGGGGCTTTATTTTCGTATTAACGTCGAGTATTGTCATGGATTATTTAGCATCGAATTTATTAACGCGTTGGAGTGGCTATGTATTTAGTGGTATCGGCCTTGGCATTGCCATTTCTGGATTATTTGTTCCCTACATAGAAGCTTCCTTTGCATGGCAAGGTACGTGGATCGGACTCGGCATCTTATCCCTCCTATTTTTACTAACGACACTTTTATTATGGCGCAATATCCACGTGCAAAATGGTGAAAAGCTTACAAAATCGGATGATACAAATATTTGGCGTGGTTTTATGCCATGGCTTATTGTCGCTTATGGCTTTGAAGGGCTTGGCTATATTATTACCGGTACATTTTTAGTGGATATTATTTATAATATTGAACCATTACGAGCGTATGCCGGTTATAGCTGGGTCATAGTTGGACTAGCAGCAATCCCTTCAGCTCCATTATGGATGCATCTCATGTCGCGTTTTTCTACGATTTCAATGATGGTGATTGCCTATGCTCTTCAAGTAATTGGTATTTTATTACCAGTTCTTTCTCAATCGGTTTGGAGTGTACTTTTATCTGCCTTTTTATATGGGTTCACATTTGTTGGGCTCGTTACGATGACAACTGGCTATGGGCGTCAGCTATTTCCAAAGCAAAGTGCTTATGTTGTATCGATGCTCACAACATTTTATGCGCTCGGACAAATTATCGGTCCCCTTCTTGCGGGGCGCTTAGAAACGTATTTTAATTCGTACAAAGCGCCACTTGTTTTCGCAGGAAGCATTGTGGCATTTGCGCTCGTTGTTTTAATCATTGGGTATGCACGCAGTCAGCGCATTAATCTTAGAACAATTGAAACCCTTTCATAA